Proteins from one Pseudomonadota bacterium genomic window:
- a CDS encoding glycosyltransferase family 39 protein codes for MLKCLILLLIVVIPLFSLGISNHGLWTADEPRVAEIGREMAETGNWAVPTLNQKPFLEEPPLYYGVLSLTFKAFGVSDKVVRIPSAFFAFASVLVIFFMAHLLFGSRVALLAGLVLATTGEYFRVAHWVIVDGALTFFIMSAMGLFITGYLSESNRKKLLCYILLYVSCTFAFYTKGFIGIVIPGLTILVFLAVEKNFRELLKMRLWLGVLIFIIMTLPWFVALWQQAGMEHLKVFFIHNHLQRFLPAGMAGSISGSVSGHHSPFYYYLTGFPTGFLPWSILLVPVFYYAFSKPSQLNAANTASQKGRLFAKCWFLSGIIFLSIASTKRTLYLMPIFAPMAMLTAGYINSTMTSQGLNRIGKVFLWAFAVFLLIIGFALTPAYFLMKKALLTGVPGNFLAAVIVVSILVTVISLTGILYLYHGNLKRYWISINLSTIALLLFALTAIVPILDGHKSFVPFSSKVMAIVPADQPLYAYQPDETLRGAVPFYTGRYAIEIEELGNDLLKKEEPFFVMIRDKRDEMEKKLLSTGKFSVRVKQEMGTDRALVLLSNKQ; via the coding sequence ATGTTAAAATGTTTGATATTGCTTCTCATTGTAGTGATACCGCTCTTTTCGCTGGGTATTTCCAACCACGGGCTCTGGACTGCCGATGAACCGAGGGTTGCGGAGATTGGCCGGGAAATGGCAGAAACAGGTAACTGGGCTGTTCCGACGTTAAACCAAAAGCCCTTTCTTGAAGAGCCACCTCTTTACTATGGAGTCCTGTCACTCACTTTCAAGGCCTTCGGGGTTTCTGATAAAGTGGTACGAATCCCATCTGCCTTCTTCGCCTTTGCATCTGTTCTCGTTATTTTTTTCATGGCACATCTCCTCTTCGGTTCAAGGGTTGCCCTCCTTGCCGGACTTGTCCTTGCCACAACCGGCGAATACTTCCGTGTCGCCCATTGGGTTATTGTAGACGGCGCTCTTACCTTCTTTATTATGAGCGCCATGGGTCTTTTTATTACTGGATATCTTTCCGAAAGCAACAGGAAGAAACTTCTATGTTATATCCTCCTTTATGTATCATGTACATTCGCCTTCTACACTAAAGGATTCATCGGCATCGTTATACCCGGACTGACCATCCTTGTCTTTCTGGCAGTAGAAAAAAATTTCAGGGAACTTCTTAAAATGCGTCTATGGCTTGGCGTTCTTATCTTCATTATCATGACTCTTCCCTGGTTTGTCGCTCTCTGGCAGCAGGCCGGTATGGAGCATCTCAAGGTTTTCTTCATACATAACCATTTGCAACGGTTCCTTCCTGCCGGCATGGCAGGGAGTATTTCCGGAAGTGTATCGGGACACCACAGTCCTTTTTACTACTACCTCACAGGATTTCCAACCGGTTTTCTTCCCTGGAGCATTTTGCTTGTACCAGTCTTCTATTATGCCTTTTCAAAACCAAGTCAACTAAATGCGGCCAACACTGCATCACAAAAAGGCCGTCTATTCGCAAAATGCTGGTTCCTTTCGGGTATTATCTTCCTTAGTATTGCATCGACGAAACGGACGCTTTATCTCATGCCCATCTTCGCACCTATGGCTATGCTCACTGCAGGTTATATCAATTCCACCATGACATCCCAAGGACTGAACAGGATTGGAAAAGTCTTCCTCTGGGCTTTTGCTGTGTTTTTGCTTATTATCGGTTTTGCTCTAACACCCGCCTATTTCTTAATGAAGAAGGCGTTACTCACCGGTGTTCCCGGTAATTTTTTAGCTGCGGTCATTGTTGTTTCCATACTTGTCACGGTAATCTCTCTCACAGGGATTTTATATCTTTACCATGGAAATCTCAAAAGATACTGGATTTCAATCAATCTCTCGACTATTGCGTTATTGCTATTTGCTCTAACAGCCATAGTTCCTATCCTGGATGGTCACAAAAGCTTTGTCCCTTTCTCCAGTAAGGTCATGGCTATCGTACCGGCCGATCAGCCGCTTTACGCCTATCAGCCCGATGAAACTTTGAGGGGTGCCGTACCTTTCTATACAGGGCGTTATGCTATTGAAATTGAGGAACTCGGCAACGATCTTCTCAAAAAAGAAGAACCTTTCTTTGTCATGATCAGGGATAAAAGAGATGAAATGGAAAAGAAATTATTGTCTACAGGCAAGTTCTCCGTTCGGGTTAAACAAGAGATGGGAACAGACCGAGCACTTGTCCTTCTCTCAAACAAACAATAG
- a CDS encoding MFS transporter yields MERYSNFRGKAILFLLFLWCIWFFSFSVRIIFSPILPIVEDEFMVTHAKASSIFIFLSFGYGIAVISSGLFSGKFGYKKSIVFSLLLLSLVAFLIPFVHNLFLLYLFAFVLGFSVGIYLPSAIPLITEYYSEKNWGKAIAIHDTGASISIFATPFVALFLLHFFPWRGIFVVFACIFLVCSIVFHLGSSEVKISHSPKAMFRDIVRIRSLWLMAIMWTFGAGSNLGIYSIVPLYLTKELQLNIDYANTILGISRLGSVGVAITCGFLIDRFNLRKVMFLLIIITSFFTILLGLTPVKYIGIILFLQAFFVTGFFPVGLVAIAKTFSREMRSLATGIILAISIFSGGGIIPYFLGISGDLYSFRLGIIILGIFAALTSTLVFHLKELE; encoded by the coding sequence ATGGAGCGATATTCAAATTTCCGGGGTAAAGCAATTCTTTTTCTTTTATTTCTTTGGTGTATATGGTTTTTTAGCTTCTCAGTCAGGATAATATTCTCACCAATCTTACCGATTGTAGAAGATGAGTTCATGGTAACTCACGCTAAGGCAAGCAGTATTTTCATTTTTCTGTCATTCGGATATGGTATTGCAGTGATTTCTTCCGGGCTTTTTTCCGGCAAATTCGGTTATAAAAAGTCTATTGTCTTCTCTCTGTTACTCTTAAGTCTGGTGGCCTTCTTAATCCCCTTTGTTCACAATTTATTTTTACTGTACCTTTTCGCTTTTGTACTCGGTTTTTCCGTCGGCATATATCTACCTTCTGCCATACCACTAATCACTGAATATTACTCTGAAAAAAACTGGGGCAAGGCAATAGCCATTCATGATACCGGGGCCTCAATCTCCATCTTTGCTACTCCCTTTGTTGCGCTCTTTCTTCTCCACTTTTTTCCCTGGCGCGGGATATTTGTGGTGTTTGCCTGCATCTTTCTGGTCTGCTCAATTGTTTTTCATTTGGGAAGCAGTGAGGTAAAAATCAGCCATTCTCCCAAAGCAATGTTCCGGGATATTGTTAGAATACGATCCCTTTGGCTGATGGCTATAATGTGGACTTTCGGCGCAGGGTCAAATCTCGGCATTTACTCCATCGTACCTCTGTATTTGACAAAGGAACTTCAGTTAAATATAGATTATGCCAATACCATATTGGGCATATCAAGATTGGGATCAGTTGGCGTAGCAATCACATGCGGTTTTCTTATTGACAGATTTAACCTTAGAAAAGTCATGTTTCTTTTGATAATCATTACGAGTTTTTTCACCATTCTCCTGGGTCTGACTCCTGTCAAATATATTGGGATCATTCTTTTCCTGCAGGCATTTTTTGTAACAGGTTTTTTCCCGGTAGGACTTGTAGCGATCGCAAAGACGTTCAGCCGGGAAATGAGAAGCCTGGCTACGGGGATTATCCTCGCCATAAGCATATTCTCCGGGGGCGGCATCATACCCTATTTTTTAGGTATCTCAGGGGATCTGTATAGTTTCAGGTTAGGCATTATAATTCTCGGCATATTCGCAGCACTGACCAGCACATTGGTTTTCCATCTGAAGGAACTTGAATAA
- a CDS encoding sigma 54-interacting transcriptional regulator, giving the protein MSIHSYEELAALHAIAKILAQPTDLRDELEQVLQEMSLRLGMQRGMISLFDRDKNEVWLDIAHDVNIEGMDVTYKPGEGITGEVAQTGRPIAVANLGHATHFLDRTGARRHLNRSELAFLCVPIMYDDHVVGVLSADKVAREVESLDKELAMLSSIAELTAKFVHIRALEEENRRLRKIVGNTQAPSIHIVGRSKPMQEVFGLIAQVADSKTTVLITGETGTGKELIAQAIHMNSPRQRAPLMQVNCAAIPDTLIESELFGHERGAFTGALRRQRGRFEEADGGTIFLDEVGELSAAAQVKLLRVLQEKRFQPLGSSRVVNVNVRIIAATNRDLEQDIVAERFRADLFYRLNVFPIYLPPLRERGSDIILLADHFVLKHSKEMGKKVKKISTAAIEAFLSHKWPGNVRELENCIERAILLSNSDTIEISHLPPSLHVTETKVENKEYDKLSYVVEAQERSLIVDTLEVTGGNQAKASKILGTTKRIIQYKIKKLGIDPNLFRKKSKDVKKAE; this is encoded by the coding sequence TTGAGTATTCATAGTTATGAAGAACTGGCCGCTTTGCACGCGATAGCTAAAATATTAGCCCAACCTACGGATTTGCGTGATGAGTTAGAGCAAGTTCTGCAAGAAATGAGTTTACGTCTTGGAATGCAGAGGGGAATGATATCTCTATTTGACCGTGACAAAAATGAAGTTTGGCTGGATATTGCACATGATGTAAATATTGAAGGAATGGATGTGACATACAAGCCCGGGGAAGGTATTACCGGAGAAGTCGCCCAGACAGGACGTCCGATTGCGGTGGCTAATCTGGGGCATGCCACTCATTTTTTAGACCGCACAGGCGCCCGGCGTCACTTAAACAGATCTGAACTGGCCTTTCTTTGTGTTCCTATTATGTATGACGACCATGTTGTAGGCGTTTTATCCGCCGACAAGGTCGCGCGTGAAGTGGAAAGTCTGGATAAAGAACTGGCGATGCTTTCCTCGATTGCGGAATTAACAGCCAAATTCGTGCACATCAGAGCTTTGGAAGAGGAAAACAGGCGGCTGAGAAAAATTGTCGGCAACACACAAGCACCTTCGATACATATTGTAGGTCGTTCCAAACCAATGCAGGAAGTATTCGGTTTGATCGCTCAGGTAGCAGATTCCAAAACAACTGTTTTAATAACCGGAGAAACCGGGACGGGCAAGGAACTGATCGCTCAAGCAATCCACATGAACTCTCCACGGCAAAGAGCGCCTTTAATGCAGGTCAATTGCGCGGCAATTCCTGATACTCTGATTGAAAGCGAATTGTTCGGTCATGAGAGAGGAGCTTTTACCGGTGCGCTACGGCGGCAGCGCGGACGTTTTGAAGAGGCCGACGGTGGCACAATTTTTTTGGATGAAGTTGGAGAGCTTTCCGCTGCTGCCCAAGTAAAGCTTTTGCGGGTTTTGCAGGAAAAAAGATTCCAGCCTTTGGGTTCTTCAAGAGTTGTTAATGTTAATGTTCGCATTATCGCCGCAACCAACAGAGATCTGGAACAGGATATTGTGGCAGAACGTTTTCGTGCCGATTTGTTCTACCGATTGAATGTTTTTCCCATATATCTGCCGCCTCTGCGCGAAAGAGGCAGTGATATTATACTTTTGGCGGATCATTTTGTTTTAAAGCACAGTAAGGAAATGGGCAAAAAAGTTAAAAAAATTTCTACAGCGGCAATAGAAGCATTCTTGTCTCATAAATGGCCGGGCAATGTGCGGGAGCTGGAAAATTGTATTGAACGTGCCATTCTTTTATCCAATAGCGATACAATTGAAATTTCACATTTGCCGCCATCTTTGCATGTAACAGAAACAAAAGTGGAAAATAAGGAATACGACAAACTATCTTATGTTGTGGAAGCTCAGGAAAGATCTTTAATTGTTGATACTCTCGAAGTTACAGGGGGAAATCAAGCCAAAGCCTCGAAAATACTGGGAACTACCAAACGAATCATTCAGTATAAAATTAAAAAACTGGGGATTGATCCGAATTTGTTCCGCAAAAAGAGTAAAGATGTCAAAAAAGCTGAGTAG
- a CDS encoding VPLPA-CTERM sorting domain-containing protein, which translates to MKLRYLSILLIGFFVLGMCMVSNSYALIYDLRSDWSDVSNPNEVWSYNLNGSPLPSAIRGGDNWGTPQISWVTYPYGHIGWFKSNGTEQFPHDWIAGDIITHTPSGPDYTDITWTSPISGVASISGGVWHTRDWGRTNNWYIYINGVQLASGSVSSGGSDSRNNPSLFTTGYDLDNISISIGDIIQLHLSGQGTGDYAGVNLTIETSTTPVPIPGAIWLFGPGLAGLAGLRRRFFE; encoded by the coding sequence ATGAAACTAAGATATTTATCAATATTGTTGATTGGATTTTTTGTGCTTGGAATGTGCATGGTTTCCAACTCATATGCACTTATCTATGACTTGAGAAGCGATTGGAGCGATGTAAGCAATCCTAATGAGGTATGGTCCTATAATTTAAATGGTTCACCCCTTCCTTCGGCAATCAGGGGAGGCGACAACTGGGGAACTCCGCAAATAAGTTGGGTAACATATCCTTATGGTCATATCGGATGGTTCAAGAGTAATGGAACGGAACAATTTCCCCACGATTGGATAGCAGGGGATATTATAACACATACACCTTCCGGCCCAGACTATACCGATATTACATGGACAAGCCCGATTAGCGGTGTCGCTTCAATAAGCGGCGGCGTCTGGCATACTAGAGACTGGGGACGTACTAACAATTGGTATATTTATATCAATGGTGTACAGTTGGCAAGTGGATCTGTCAGCTCAGGAGGATCAGACAGTCGTAATAATCCATCCTTATTTACCACTGGATATGACTTGGACAACATATCAATATCAATTGGGGATATCATCCAGTTACATCTGAGCGGTCAGGGCACGGGTGACTATGCCGGCGTTAACCTCACAATTGAAACAAGTACGACTCCTGTTCCTATCCCTGGTGCCATATGGCTTTTTGGCCCCGGTCTGGCAGGACTGGCAGGGCTTAGAAGAAGATTTTTCGAATAA
- a CDS encoding HD domain-containing protein, producing the protein MDNQTSQWKHWIPVLENELSVEMQKAPSPSEVHARDHIIRVLRRCIRLGEKLDADLEILVAAVYLHDLGRHYIDDKAHGALSAQKAEPVLERIVFPQGKRDAVLHAIKVHDVSAGSEDRTTLESKILYDADKIDTLGVVGVLRYIRHFYGKKPIDYMLDDIDARWEGLALPETRNLALQDYNYIKDYFVRLKEELGAGA; encoded by the coding sequence ATGGACAATCAGACAAGTCAGTGGAAACATTGGATTCCGGTGCTTGAGAACGAACTTTCTGTTGAAATGCAGAAGGCACCTTCACCTTCTGAAGTTCATGCAAGGGATCATATTATCCGTGTGCTGAGACGTTGCATACGCCTTGGAGAAAAACTGGACGCGGACCTTGAGATACTGGTTGCGGCAGTTTATCTCCATGATCTCGGGCGTCATTATATTGATGACAAGGCTCACGGTGCTCTCAGCGCCCAAAAGGCTGAGCCGGTGCTCGAGCGGATCGTTTTTCCGCAGGGAAAAAGAGACGCTGTCTTGCATGCCATCAAGGTTCATGATGTAAGTGCCGGTTCGGAGGACAGGACAACTCTTGAGTCAAAGATTTTGTATGATGCCGATAAAATTGATACTCTTGGGGTTGTGGGTGTTCTCAGGTACATCCGACATTTCTATGGAAAGAAACCCATAGATTATATGCTCGATGACATTGATGCCCGGTGGGAAGGGCTTGCCCTTCCGGAGACGCGAAATCTGGCCTTGCAGGATTACAATTACATCAAGGACTATTTTGTAAGGCTGAAAGAGGAACTGGGAGCGGGCGCCTAA
- a CDS encoding NapC/NirT family cytochrome c translates to MRPIDNRCQSGRLIIVAVIIIGILIAVFMAIGYHGAGSPRFCVTCHSMEHVGNRWQQSYHKQFACIECHLPNSNFIVQATYKARAGLNDLFHETLRTYPAAILISSEGKGIAQGNCLRCHYSTIENTPMARQGGECLKCHHNLVHGRGLEKGGMKVE, encoded by the coding sequence GTGAGACCCATAGACAACCGCTGCCAATCGGGCAGATTAATCATAGTCGCTGTTATTATAATAGGCATCCTGATTGCGGTATTCATGGCTATTGGCTATCACGGAGCGGGAAGCCCCCGCTTCTGCGTCACTTGCCACAGCATGGAACATGTTGGCAATCGCTGGCAACAATCCTACCATAAACAGTTTGCCTGTATCGAATGTCACCTGCCAAACAGTAATTTTATCGTCCAGGCTACCTACAAGGCCCGAGCCGGGCTCAACGACCTTTTCCATGAAACTTTGCGGACCTACCCGGCGGCAATCCTCATCTCGTCGGAAGGCAAGGGAATTGCTCAAGGAAATTGTCTCCGTTGTCATTATTCAACTATTGAAAACACGCCAATGGCCCGACAGGGAGGTGAATGCCTGAAATGCCACCACAATCTGGTTCATGGACGAGGATTGGAAAAAGGAGGAATGAAAGTTGAGTAA
- a CDS encoding radical SAM protein, producing the protein MEFNETDKTENSFDYFIQWHLTERCNLACTHCYQEKRTMAEMTLPEINRTLQNISNTIGQWSDTYEIPFSTSFNITGGEPLLRKDLLKILQKIQKYKFNIYLLTNGTMIKKENARLFADIPVKGVQVSLEGPEEIHEAIRGKHSFSSALKGVQYLLDEGTTVTLNVTLSEINEAYFSDMVMLATDLGVQRLGFSRLVPYGRGLTLLPRMLKKEKVKELYESIFSINTPGLEIVTGDPVASQLNSEITENHDDSFPDGGCAAGVSGITLLPDGTITPCRRLGIPIGHILKDSLREIWAASNVLNALRNKSAYKGKCRVCKRWSNCRGCRAIAYAYSLSQGRDDFLEEDPQCFIE; encoded by the coding sequence ATGGAATTTAATGAAACCGATAAAACAGAGAATTCTTTCGATTATTTTATTCAGTGGCATCTTACGGAAAGATGCAATCTTGCATGTACCCATTGCTACCAGGAAAAAAGAACCATGGCGGAGATGACACTCCCGGAAATTAACAGGACATTGCAAAATATCTCCAACACAATCGGGCAATGGTCGGATACATATGAGATTCCTTTCTCCACAAGTTTTAATATAACAGGAGGTGAGCCGCTTCTTCGAAAAGACCTCTTGAAAATTCTTCAGAAAATTCAAAAGTATAAGTTCAATATATACCTCCTTACTAATGGGACAATGATAAAAAAAGAAAATGCCCGGCTTTTTGCAGATATTCCCGTTAAGGGCGTACAGGTAAGCCTTGAGGGACCGGAAGAAATACACGAAGCAATACGGGGAAAACATAGTTTTTCCTCTGCATTAAAGGGGGTTCAATACCTTCTTGATGAGGGCACAACAGTAACGTTGAATGTAACACTCTCCGAAATAAACGAAGCTTATTTTTCAGACATGGTGATGCTGGCAACCGATCTTGGTGTCCAGCGCCTTGGTTTTTCAAGGCTAGTGCCTTATGGAAGAGGTTTAACATTACTTCCCAGAATGCTTAAAAAGGAGAAAGTAAAAGAATTATACGAAAGTATATTTTCCATCAATACCCCGGGTCTGGAAATCGTCACAGGTGACCCTGTTGCATCACAGTTGAATAGTGAAATTACTGAAAACCATGATGATTCATTTCCTGACGGGGGTTGTGCAGCAGGAGTATCAGGCATTACCTTACTTCCTGACGGTACAATTACTCCATGCAGGAGGTTGGGTATTCCCATCGGTCACATCTTAAAAGATTCATTACGGGAGATATGGGCAGCCTCAAATGTTCTCAACGCACTTAGAAATAAAAGTGCCTATAAGGGGAAATGCCGGGTCTGCAAACGGTGGTCGAATTGCCGGGGATGCAGGGCCATTGCCTATGCCTACTCGCTTTCTCAGGGGAGAGATGATTTCCTCGAAGAAGACCCTCAATGTTTTATTGAATGA
- a CDS encoding epoxyqueuosine reductase, whose amino-acid sequence MNNAKQNNKEAWIRGLIEDFIESSENTLGNNANDKVFDAPIVGYARGDDPIFDEFKKDIGVFYLTPLEVFEKVYSGSGVRPDELTVISWILPHIKQTKMDNRKEKAYPSERWARGKKFGILVNVKLQKHLIKTLGEAGYKAMAPCAPSHWSEQISEKYGYSSTWSERHAAYAAGLGTFGLCDGLITPAGKAMRCGSIVAQITISPTKRPYKKHTEYCLFLTEGACGLCIKRCPVGAITEKGHDKVKCRAHCDGICTEYAKTHFNIDINVCGLCQTKVPCESGIPEQKRGKAMKRYSKTRNKV is encoded by the coding sequence ATGAATAACGCCAAGCAAAATAACAAAGAGGCATGGATCAGGGGGCTTATTGAAGACTTTATCGAATCTTCCGAAAACACCCTTGGGAATAATGCCAACGACAAGGTCTTTGACGCACCTATTGTAGGATACGCCCGCGGAGACGATCCGATCTTTGATGAATTCAAAAAGGATATCGGCGTCTTCTACCTGACACCCCTGGAAGTATTTGAAAAAGTTTATTCCGGATCAGGGGTAAGACCTGATGAGTTGACCGTAATAAGCTGGATATTGCCGCATATAAAACAGACCAAAATGGATAACAGAAAAGAGAAAGCTTATCCTTCCGAGCGCTGGGCCAGAGGAAAAAAGTTTGGCATTCTCGTTAACGTGAAGCTACAGAAACATCTGATAAAAACGCTCGGAGAAGCCGGTTACAAGGCCATGGCTCCCTGTGCTCCGTCCCACTGGTCGGAACAGATATCGGAAAAGTACGGCTATTCCTCGACCTGGTCTGAACGACACGCCGCATATGCCGCGGGACTCGGTACCTTCGGGCTCTGCGATGGGCTCATCACTCCTGCAGGTAAAGCAATGAGATGCGGGTCAATTGTAGCACAAATCACCATTTCTCCCACGAAGAGACCTTATAAAAAGCATACGGAATACTGTCTTTTTTTGACAGAAGGCGCCTGCGGCTTATGTATTAAAAGGTGCCCTGTAGGAGCCATTACAGAAAAAGGGCACGATAAGGTGAAATGCAGAGCCCACTGTGACGGAATTTGCACCGAGTATGCGAAGACGCACTTCAATATTGATATAAACGTCTGCGGACTCTGCCAAACAAAAGTACCATGTGAGTCGGGGATACCCGAGCAAAAGAGGGGGAAAGCAATGAAAAGGTATTCCAAAACCAGGAACAAAGTGTAA
- a CDS encoding DUF362 domain-containing protein encodes MEKVVAERCDSYDIKMLKDFFHTGFMEVGFKASRQRVLLKPNLLSGKSLEKAVTTRPEFVRAISELLLDSSCDVYIGDSPGYESTEKVLSKSGIMDVVKDCGLKILSFNKKIIKKYQGISPYREFILGEDPDDFEIIINLPKLKTHVMMGLTLGVKNTFGFIHGLDKAKWHLKAGTDKAIFASILIDIHNIVKPAITIIDGIIGMDGDGPGSGRVRDFGIVALSKNAFALDRYVEQLACVPFPLPITSKAREYGMVPDFETISVNAPASISDGFQMPGTMDTNWNLPDMAKKVLKNVFIKKPKLQKSICKGCGVCEHVCPAGALSVVEKTVFFNYKKCIRCYCCQEMCTEGAIRV; translated from the coding sequence GTGGAAAAGGTAGTGGCAGAAAGATGTGATTCCTACGATATTAAAATGCTGAAGGATTTTTTCCACACAGGCTTTATGGAAGTAGGTTTTAAGGCGTCACGCCAAAGGGTTCTGCTCAAACCTAATCTTTTAAGCGGGAAATCACTGGAAAAAGCCGTAACTACCCGGCCGGAATTTGTAAGGGCTATATCTGAATTATTGCTGGACTCCTCATGTGATGTTTATATCGGGGATAGTCCGGGATATGAATCCACAGAAAAAGTCCTGTCAAAATCAGGTATTATGGATGTGGTTAAAGATTGTGGTTTAAAGATACTCTCTTTTAATAAAAAGATTATAAAAAAATATCAGGGTATTTCCCCTTACCGAGAGTTTATTCTGGGCGAAGACCCCGATGATTTCGAAATAATTATCAACCTTCCCAAGCTAAAAACTCATGTAATGATGGGCCTTACTCTGGGAGTAAAAAACACCTTTGGTTTTATTCATGGCCTTGATAAAGCAAAGTGGCACCTGAAGGCAGGAACGGATAAAGCAATCTTTGCCTCGATACTTATTGATATTCATAACATTGTGAAACCTGCAATAACGATTATTGACGGAATTATCGGCATGGATGGAGATGGACCAGGCAGCGGCAGGGTAAGAGATTTTGGGATAGTTGCTCTAAGTAAGAATGCATTCGCCCTTGATCGCTATGTAGAGCAACTTGCATGTGTACCATTTCCTCTTCCTATAACCTCAAAGGCTAGAGAATATGGTATGGTGCCCGATTTTGAGACGATCTCAGTTAATGCTCCTGCATCCATATCGGATGGCTTTCAAATGCCGGGTACGATGGATACCAACTGGAATCTTCCCGATATGGCGAAGAAGGTGCTAAAAAACGTTTTTATAAAAAAACCGAAATTACAAAAAAGCATATGTAAGGGATGCGGGGTCTGTGAGCATGTGTGCCCAGCAGGTGCTCTTTCTGTTGTTGAAAAAACCGTGTTTTTTAATTACAAAAAGTGCATACGTTGTTACTGTTGCCAGGAGATGTGCACTGAGGGGGCAATCAGAGTTTAA
- a CDS encoding ammonia-forming cytochrome c nitrite reductase subunit c552 translates to MSKKTKLSLLILGIVIIVFVAVVVQAFLHQPKLTLKLAKIPAGEYDPAVWGKYYPLEYKSYIRNLEMAPSPTGFGGSEKIEKSLKEPEILMNFKGMAFSKEYTEDRGHPYALEDIKKTKRITPASPGACMTCKTANLIDIYREMGWKYAKIPLTELFPKMKHPIVCANCHDPATMNLRVINPAFIEAMQRRGVDLQKASREEMRSYVCGQCHAEYYFEPESKKVVFPWDKGFLPEQMYAYYSGTPAGFDQDWQHPDSQAKMLKAQHPDFETWTNGVHGKSGVSCADCHMPYIRENGQKYTSHWVTSPMKHTKTSCQTCHTQDAVWLLDRVRIIQNNVWQLQRTAGQTVARAHEVIGKAGAVVRADKAQLDQARELARKAQWFWDIVAAENSMGFHNPDQVMNTLGRSIDMAHQAIAKANKAAGTQF, encoded by the coding sequence TTGAGTAAGAAAACAAAGCTATCGCTGCTGATACTTGGGATCGTGATCATTGTTTTTGTTGCTGTTGTCGTACAAGCTTTCCTTCATCAACCCAAATTGACGCTCAAGCTGGCGAAGATACCTGCCGGAGAGTACGATCCGGCAGTCTGGGGGAAATATTATCCCCTGGAATACAAAAGCTATATAAGAAACCTGGAAATGGCACCATCCCCAACAGGTTTTGGCGGCAGCGAAAAGATTGAAAAGTCTCTTAAAGAACCGGAAATCCTCATGAACTTCAAGGGAATGGCCTTCAGTAAGGAATACACTGAAGATCGGGGACACCCTTACGCCCTTGAAGATATTAAAAAAACGAAACGGATCACGCCGGCAAGCCCTGGCGCCTGTATGACTTGCAAAACAGCCAACCTCATCGACATTTACAGGGAGATGGGATGGAAATATGCCAAAATACCCCTTACCGAGCTTTTCCCAAAAATGAAGCATCCCATTGTGTGTGCAAACTGTCATGACCCGGCGACTATGAATCTCCGTGTCATCAATCCGGCTTTCATCGAAGCCATGCAGCGACGAGGCGTTGATTTGCAGAAAGCGTCCCGTGAAGAGATGCGCAGCTATGTCTGCGGCCAGTGCCATGCAGAGTACTATTTCGAGCCTGAATCTAAGAAGGTTGTCTTCCCCTGGGACAAAGGTTTCCTGCCTGAACAGATGTATGCTTACTATAGCGGCACCCCTGCCGGGTTTGACCAGGACTGGCAGCACCCAGATTCACAGGCGAAGATGCTCAAGGCGCAACACCCGGACTTTGAAACCTGGACCAACGGTGTACATGGGAAATCCGGAGTCTCCTGTGCAGATTGCCACATGCCATACATACGTGAAAACGGTCAAAAATACACATCCCACTGGGTAACCAGTCCCATGAAGCATACGAAGACCTCCTGCCAGACCTGTCACACCCAAGACGCAGTCTGGCTCCTGGATCGTGTCAGGATCATCCAGAACAATGTCTGGCAGTTGCAGCGAACAGCCGGACAGACCGTCGCACGGGCTCATGAGGTTATCGGCAAGGCAGGGGCCGTTGTCAGGGCTGATAAGGCACAACTCGACCAGGCGCGGGAACTGGCCCGAAAGGCTCAATGGTTCTGGGATATAGTGGCTGCCGAAAATAGCATGGGTTTCCATAACCCTGACCAAGTTATGAACACTCTGGGCCGCTCCATCGACATGGCCCACCAGGCCATTGCCAAAGCCAACAAGGCGGCCGGAACACAGTTTTGA